The sequence ATGCCGAAGGCGCCCAGCAGCGCCTTCGCCTGGGCGGCGGGGAGTCGCGGGAGGCGATCCGTCAAGGTCCGGGTCAGCTGGTGCAGCCCCGCGAACGGCAGCCGGCTCTCGGCCTGCACACCCACTGCCCTGAGGACGGTGCACCCGGAGTTCCGGGCCCGGGCGGCGGCGTGGTCCAGGAGGGCGGACTTGCCGGTCCCGGGGCCCCCGTGGATCAGCAGCGCGTCGCCGTGCCCGGGCAGGGCGTCGACCAATGCGTCGACGGCCGCCAGCTCCTCCTCCCGACCGAACAGGGTAGTGCCTGACATCCGATGTTCCTCTGCGCCTCTCGCCACTGCTCCGACCTGGACCGATGCAGTGTAGGCGCACGCGTTGCACAGCCCGAATGCGCTGAGAGTCATGTGTCCGGCGACACACCGACCGCAGTCGCCGCACAGTCATCCTGTCGCCGACGTAAGTCATCCCGTGTCCCATGCTGGATGCCATGCCGACGGAGGGAGAGGACTCATGACGGACGACGGAAACAGGGTTCGCCGCTCCGGCCGGGCCGCCTCCATCGCCCCCGACCGGGCCGCCTCCGTCGCCCCCTTCCCCGTGACCGTGGCGGTCGCCCCGGACGGGACCCCGGCGGACCCGGGCCGGACGAGGACCCGGCGGCTCGGCCACCTGCTCTTCATCACGACCGGGGCGGCTCCGCGCTGCCGCACCTGTGGCGCGCCGGAGATCGCGCGTGGCGGACGGGAGGTCGGCGGCCCCGGCGCGCGGGAGCTCACCGCCCGTGACGCGCGGGAGACCGTCGCCCCTGACTCGCAGCAGGCCGAGGGGTACTTCGTGGTCGCGGTCGTGGGAGCCGGCGGTGCCGTGGTGCGCCAGGACGGCCGGACCGCCGAGGTGCCCGCGGGAGCGGTCACCTTCTGGTACTCCGAGGCCCCCCACCGGGTCGACCCTCCGGACGGCGTGGACGTCAGGGTGTGCGTGATCCCCCGCCGCGCCCTCGGCGTCCCGGACGAGCAACTGCGGCGGGTGACGGCCACCGTCGCCGACACCAGCGGCCCGGTCGCAGCCCTGGTCGCGCAGTCCCTGCTGGCCCTGGCCGAGACGGCCGGCGACTGCCCCGAACTCGTCACCGGCCGCCTGGCCCGCAACTTCACCGATCTGGTGGCCGTTCTGGTCACCGCGCAGACCGCCCCCGGCGCGCCGGCCGAGGAGGACTCCCGGTACCACCGGATCCAGGAGATCCACTCCTACATCGACCGGTACCTCCAGGACCCGGGGCTCGACCCGAAGACGATCGCGGCCGCGCACGGCATCTCGGTCCGCTCCCTGCACAAGCTCTTCGAAGGGGAGGACGTCACCGTCAGCCGCCTGATCCAGCGCCGCCGGCTCCGGGCGACCGCCCGGGAGCTCGCACGCCGGGACGGCCGCCGCAGCACCGTCTCAGCCGTGGCCCGGCGCTGGGGCTTCACCGACCCGGCCCACTTCAGCCGCGCCTTCCGTGCCCGGTACGGCATTTCACCGAGCCAGTACCGCGACACCCGCGGCCCGGTGTCCTGATGCCCCCTCACTCCGAGAGGACCCAAGTGTCCACGCCCCTCTCCAGCACGCCCCTCTCCACCACGTCCCTCTCCCCCTCCGACCGGGCGGAGCGCTGGCACGAGGCGGTCTCCCACGCCTTCGTCCCGATGGCCGTGAACCTCCTGGAGAAGGTTCCGTCGCCCGGCCGGATCGTCGGCCACCGGCTGGGCCCCGTACGGATATCGAGGGTCCAGGCCGGCCCACAGGTGGTGGCGCGCGGCAGGCGCATGATCGCCGACGGCGACCCCTCCTCGCTCATCCTCACCCTCCAGGAACGCGGCACCGCGCTCAAGGAGCAGGACGGCCGGGAGACGCTCGTGCGCCCCGGCGAGTTCTCCCTCACCGACACCTCCCGCGTCTTCCGCAAGAGGATCGACGAGGAGTTCGTCTTCACCTCCTTCCTCTTCCCCCGCGCGGAACTCGACATCCGGGAGACGGACCTGCGGGCGCTCACCGCGACGACCTTCAGCGGCACCGAGGGCAGCGCCGCGCTGGTGGCGACCTATCTCTCCCGGATGGCGCAGGAGGCCGAAGGACTGGACGAGGCCCTCGGGCGCCGCGCCGCGGCCACGGCGCTCGACCTGCTCGCGATGCTCATCGACGACCGGGGCGGACGTGCCCGGCCGCAGGACTCGCGGACCGACGCCTCCCTGGAGCGCGTCAAGGACCACATCCTGCGCAATCTCCGCGATCCGGACCTCTCACCGTCCTCGATCGCGGAGGCGAACTTCATGTCGGTCCGCTTCCTCCACAAGCTCTTCCAGCGCGAGGGCGTCACGGTCGGCGGGTGGATCCGGACGCAGCGGCTGGAACGTTGCGGCCGGGACCTCCTGCGGCCGGTGGCCGGCGAGGTCGGGGTCGCGGGGATCGCCCGGCGCTGGGGCTTCGCCAACTCCAGCCACTTCAGCCGCGCCTTCCGCGCCGCCTACGGCATGTCACCGAGGGACTGGCAGATCGGCGACAGGTCCGCGTGAGCGACCTTCCGCGACCGCACGCCCGGACAACGCGGCCTGCCCGGATCGCACGGCCCGACGGGATCACGCGGCTTGCCCGGATCGCACGGCCCGCCGGGTTCGCACCGAAATCCCGGACCGGTCGGCCGACTTCGCGACGATCGTTCGTCACCGGACCGACCGGCGCGGGAATCAGCCATTCTGCGGGTGCCGAGGACGCGGGGACCGACGGCGCGTCAAAGTGAAGGAAAGCCGTAGGGGCATCAGCCGGACCGTGAGTTCCGTGTGCGGCGCCCCGCAGGACGGTTCGATGTTGCACGGGTGCGTGAACCGGCCCTTTCGGCGGGCCGGGTTCTCTCCTGCCGTCTGTTGCCCCGGGAGCCTCAGCATGAGTTCCATGTCGTCGTTCTTCACACAGGCCGGAAGCTTCGGAAGCGCGGTGTCCGGGGGTGTGGATCCCCGTACCGGCCTGTTCAACGTCCGGATCGGACTGGGGAACCCGGTCGGCAATCGCAACCTCGGACCGTCGTTCCCGCTGACCCTCGGATACTCGCCGCTCACCAGCGCCGACGTGGGCCTGGGGCAGGGGGTTTCGCTGGGACTGACCACCTTCGACCGGGCCGCTCGGCTGCTGACCCTCTCCTCCGGCGAGCAGTACAAAGTGCTGGAGACCGACACCGATGTCTTTCTGATGCAGAAGAAGCTCGACACGGTTCGGGTGACGAAGGACGACGATTCCTACCGCGTGGTGCACAAGTCCGGTGATGTCGAGATCCTGACCGGGCCGGACAACGGATTCGATCTCAAGGTGCCCACGGCACTGATCACGCCCGCCGGACATTTCCTGAGTCTGACGTGGGATTTCGGTGACGGTCCCCTCCCGCGGCTGCAGGAGGTCCGTGACGAGAGCGACAGCCTGCTGACCGTGGAATACGGCGACGACGTCAAGGCCACCCTGAACGTCCTGCCCGACCGGTCCGAGGGATTCCGCGTCGAGCTGCGGTTCCGGAACAACCTGCTCTCCGAAGTGCTCCACGTCGGGCCCGGCGCGGACGAGCCGCTGGTGTGGAGCCTCTCGGCCGAGCCGATGGGGCCGGAGGGCGTCTGGGGGTCGTGGATCACCGCGGTGAGCACGCCGGGCGGGATGTCCGAGACGGTCTCCTACCGGCAGGACGAATCCGGCCACCGGTTCCCGGACTCCGCGGGCCTGCCCGCCCTGCCCTGCGTGGACCGGTACGTCCGGGCCCCCGGCGGCGGGCAGCCGCAGATCGAGGTGGAGTACGACTACACGGACACCAACTTCCTCGGTGGCCACTCCGGCGCCGCCTGGGACCCGGACCAGGACACGCTCTACGGGGTCATGACCGACTACTCCTACGGCTCCACCGAATCGGTCACCTGCGGCGGCTCGACCACGACCACCACCCGCTCGTACAACAGCTACCACCTGCTGACGGACGAGACGACCGGCCGCAACGGCTCCTCCCGGCACGTCCGGACGGACTACTACGCCACCGCCGGTCTCCCGTTCGACGAGCAGGACGAGCGGTTCCAGCTCCCGAGGACGCACACGGTCACCTGGACCGGACCCACCGGAGCGACGCGCAGCGAGGTCACGCTGACCGGATTCGACGAGGCGGGCAATCCGCAGAGCCGGACCGATCCCGACGGAGCCCGGACGGACTGGGAGTACTACCCGCCGGGCGGGAGCGGAGCGGACTGCCCGCCCGACCCCCACGGCTTCACCCGGTGGCTCAAGGACGTCACCCGCACCCCGCCGCCGACCGGCTTCGACGCGCCGGTCCACCGGACGGCCTACGCCTACACCGCCTGTTCGACGCCCGACGCGCGGGTGCCCACCGTGGTGCTGAAGTCCTCGGAGCGGCGGTACGCCGACGGCCGGCTCCTGCAGCGGGACGACTTCGCCCACAGCACCTCGGGCCCGGAGTTCGGCCGCCTCACCGGGGTGGACGAGGCCGAGTTCCCGGACGGCGAGGGCGGCGCGTCGTACACCGCCTCCCAGACCTTCGCGTTCCGGACGGACGGCGAGGAGCTCGTCCAGACCCACACGCTGACGACGCACGACCGCCTCACCGTCACGCGCTCGCAGCGCCGTTCGCGGTTCACCGGGCGACTGCGCTCGGCCACCGACCCGCAGGGAAACGTCGTCGCGACCACCTACGACGGCCTGGGACGCCCACTGACCCGCACCACCGGGCCGGACACCCCGTACGAGGCGACCGAGAGCTGGAGCTACGAGGTCGGCACCTCCGCGCCGTTCGTGGTGACCTCCACCGACGCGCTCGGCAACCAGCAGCGCACGAGCTTCGACGGAGCGGGCCGGCCGGTCCTGGGCGAGCGCCGGGACACCGACGGCGACGGCGGCTGGTGCACCGTCCAGCGGACGGCCTACGACGAGCAGGGCCGGACGTCCTCCGCCACGGCGGCGGACCACCTGCCCGGCGGGGGCGGCCAGGTGGTCGATCTGACCCAGACGTACACCTACGACGACTGGGGCCAGGTGTCGGGCAGCGCCTGCAGCGACGGCACCGGCCGGACCGCGGCGACGGATCCCGTCGCGCTCACCACCACGGTGCGGCACCTGGGCGGCGGCTCCCCGGTGACCGGTACCTGGGTGACGACGCACGACCTCCGGGGCGAGCCGGTCGCGATGGAGCGGTTCGACCTCCGGGGCGTGTCGGCGGGCCGGCGGGTGCTGGAACGCGACGGCTGGGGCCGGCTGCGCCGCGCGACCGACGAGGCGGGCCGCACCACGAGCCACGACTACGACGCCCACGGCCGGCCCACCCGCACCACCCTGCCGGACGGCACGGTCACCACCCGCGGCTACGCGCCGTTCTCCTCCGACAGCCTCAGCACGGGCCTCACCGTGGGCGCGGTGCCCTACGGCACCCAGGAGTTCGACGGCCTGGGCCGGTCGACGGCGGCGAGCTCCGGCGGCCGCACCTGGTCCTACCGGTACGCCCG comes from Streptomyces sp. TLI_053 and encodes:
- a CDS encoding helix-turn-helix domain-containing protein, producing MTDDGNRVRRSGRAASIAPDRAASVAPFPVTVAVAPDGTPADPGRTRTRRLGHLLFITTGAAPRCRTCGAPEIARGGREVGGPGARELTARDARETVAPDSQQAEGYFVVAVVGAGGAVVRQDGRTAEVPAGAVTFWYSEAPHRVDPPDGVDVRVCVIPRRALGVPDEQLRRVTATVADTSGPVAALVAQSLLALAETAGDCPELVTGRLARNFTDLVAVLVTAQTAPGAPAEEDSRYHRIQEIHSYIDRYLQDPGLDPKTIAAAHGISVRSLHKLFEGEDVTVSRLIQRRRLRATARELARRDGRRSTVSAVARRWGFTDPAHFSRAFRARYGISPSQYRDTRGPVS
- a CDS encoding helix-turn-helix domain-containing protein, with product MSTPLSSTPLSTTSLSPSDRAERWHEAVSHAFVPMAVNLLEKVPSPGRIVGHRLGPVRISRVQAGPQVVARGRRMIADGDPSSLILTLQERGTALKEQDGRETLVRPGEFSLTDTSRVFRKRIDEEFVFTSFLFPRAELDIRETDLRALTATTFSGTEGSAALVATYLSRMAQEAEGLDEALGRRAAATALDLLAMLIDDRGGRARPQDSRTDASLERVKDHILRNLRDPDLSPSSIAEANFMSVRFLHKLFQREGVTVGGWIRTQRLERCGRDLLRPVAGEVGVAGIARRWGFANSSHFSRAFRAAYGMSPRDWQIGDRSA
- a CDS encoding RHS repeat-associated core domain-containing protein is translated as MSSMSSFFTQAGSFGSAVSGGVDPRTGLFNVRIGLGNPVGNRNLGPSFPLTLGYSPLTSADVGLGQGVSLGLTTFDRAARLLTLSSGEQYKVLETDTDVFLMQKKLDTVRVTKDDDSYRVVHKSGDVEILTGPDNGFDLKVPTALITPAGHFLSLTWDFGDGPLPRLQEVRDESDSLLTVEYGDDVKATLNVLPDRSEGFRVELRFRNNLLSEVLHVGPGADEPLVWSLSAEPMGPEGVWGSWITAVSTPGGMSETVSYRQDESGHRFPDSAGLPALPCVDRYVRAPGGGQPQIEVEYDYTDTNFLGGHSGAAWDPDQDTLYGVMTDYSYGSTESVTCGGSTTTTTRSYNSYHLLTDETTGRNGSSRHVRTDYYATAGLPFDEQDERFQLPRTHTVTWTGPTGATRSEVTLTGFDEAGNPQSRTDPDGARTDWEYYPPGGSGADCPPDPHGFTRWLKDVTRTPPPTGFDAPVHRTAYAYTACSTPDARVPTVVLKSSERRYADGRLLQRDDFAHSTSGPEFGRLTGVDEAEFPDGEGGASYTASQTFAFRTDGEELVQTHTLTTHDRLTVTRSQRRSRFTGRLRSATDPQGNVVATTYDGLGRPLTRTTGPDTPYEATESWSYEVGTSAPFVVTSTDALGNQQRTSFDGAGRPVLGERRDTDGDGGWCTVQRTAYDEQGRTSSATAADHLPGGGGQVVDLTQTYTYDDWGQVSGSACSDGTGRTAATDPVALTTTVRHLGGGSPVTGTWVTTHDLRGEPVAMERFDLRGVSAGRRVLERDGWGRLRRATDEAGRTTSHDYDAHGRPTRTTLPDGTVTTRGYAPFSSDSLSTGLTVGAVPYGTQEFDGLGRSTAASSGGRTWSYRYARDSDPLPAVVTAPDGQQVSFTFVPELDNAVSAVRAGTVTQALGHDPRSGVLTSAQEGEVTVTREYTAAGLPRTETTARSGHPDAVAGWSFTLGGLEHDYVGVDGSARRTTRDLHGRITAVTDPAVRVLPSYDSAGRATGWTAEDQQSGYALTTTLTFDDFGREVLRATSDNLGGTWSLVQHWQDDDLLGRRTFSDGANLLRDETFTYDSRNRLATYTCDGPAPPTDVDGNEVVGQTFAYDAFGNVTQCRSRFTDGSGTATYLFENPSDPCQLTAVRRTGGKGPSRTDLGYDAAGRLTTDDAGRSLGYDALGRLRSAGPASRYGYDPLNRLFTQEAGGGTDVRYYRGEALAAVVEDDRPGRLVQLADGTYVAQVRRGSTGLLATDGTGTVRLAAGADGREQYAFTPHGQRPPGATGSLLGFAGQPCDPVTGAHHLGNGTRAYNPALLRFNTPDTLSPFGAGGINPYLYCEGDPVNRIDPSGHLSWQAWLGIGLGIAGLALTVVTGGMAIAAAGGVMAAIGAASATTLVVGTLGVASDVTAIVGGALETASPKASSILGWVSLGAGAAGLAAGGLGFARTAAGRAPALSGGAARGLALPEEAGGASARALEPPAVGPGLLGRPMIRPGRRIWSFQSVENARGERVWVSQDPVNGTMVEDVARDALKRGKRVHILSGTHGDPLGARTVRHTEYGFFVEDLGRTPRTLRRAPNRPLRTTWANQVYVHNTPDLTIDRIGEILNSDPGCEVIAAFCFSRNDDLVREFLGLEATYSYVPRRPRPAH